In Streptomyces sp. NBC_00878, a single window of DNA contains:
- a CDS encoding cysteine dioxygenase produces MSVSPSLTSSVAAPAHGPTQAELLDFVRRTAGDAELIASLPLDPEGRTWVRLEGPGGSEAWLIGWPPGTGTGWHDHAESVGAFLTASGELKEHSLTARLPTDGWKTLELTEGIDRERRLSAGKGRSFGRHHVHEVLNESTEEHAISVHAYYPPLPQIRRYSRSGQVLRLEQVERPADWQ; encoded by the coding sequence GTGTCTGTCTCCCCTTCCCTGACCTCCTCTGTCGCTGCTCCGGCGCATGGCCCCACGCAGGCGGAGCTCCTCGACTTCGTCCGGCGCACCGCCGGCGACGCCGAGCTGATCGCTTCCCTCCCGCTCGATCCCGAGGGCCGTACTTGGGTACGCCTCGAAGGGCCCGGTGGCAGCGAGGCCTGGCTCATCGGCTGGCCGCCCGGCACGGGCACGGGCTGGCACGACCACGCCGAGTCGGTCGGCGCCTTTCTCACCGCGTCGGGCGAGCTCAAGGAGCACTCGCTCACCGCCCGGCTGCCCACCGACGGCTGGAAAACCCTCGAACTGACCGAGGGCATCGACCGGGAACGGCGGCTGTCGGCCGGCAAGGGCCGTTCCTTCGGCCGTCACCATGTGCACGAGGTACTCAACGAATCCACGGAGGAGCACGCGATCTCCGTCCACGCGTACTACCCGCCGCTGCCGCAGATCCGCCGCTACAGCCGCAGCGGCCAGGTGCTGCGCCTTGAGCAGGTCGAGCGCCCGGCGGACTGGCAGTGA
- a CDS encoding FAD-dependent monooxygenase has protein sequence MDPVIIVGAGPVGLTLALALARQEVPSIVLDEGPGKDEQRLARTVVLREDTAALIERLSGFPVTEAGFRWAGWRSMRRKQVMRQITFGDDEPAPLHVPQHVLTAALRAAIATERLVKVAVDSRLDSIEQETSGVTAHTREPKGTWWRGSYLIGCDGPRSTVRKLQDIRFPGRTAVERHAVAALRTELPWPGEALLHRMPPWRTSVPSAGEVTARPLADDVWRLDWLLPPGKDLVTPDLLVARVRETLAGWSGSTTPPYELLDTGVHIVHHRLARRWRAGRVFLAGDAAHLLGALGTQGLDEGLRDADNLAWKLSLAWHHGPHEALLDSYQVERRAVVAARLRAADQTLPVLRAGGLRAAVPGSARGHDSLLTDGHLGRGALGAPGAYADSPLAAPRSESSVEIGTAVGDQIADVRVTAEDGSFVRLRDRLGHGALLVLLIAPGTGVWERKHWVSAGIMPRLAAAVTALPHHAELLVAESYPGAAAHTVLLIRPDGHLVTALSGVRPADLYEAAEAAVGGPRATAEAAAGRS, from the coding sequence GTGGACCCGGTGATCATCGTCGGCGCGGGGCCCGTCGGACTCACGCTCGCCCTGGCGCTGGCCCGCCAGGAGGTCCCGTCCATCGTTCTGGACGAGGGTCCCGGCAAGGACGAACAGCGGCTCGCGCGGACCGTCGTACTGCGTGAGGACACCGCCGCGCTGATCGAGCGACTGTCGGGCTTCCCCGTCACCGAGGCAGGTTTCCGTTGGGCCGGATGGCGGTCGATGCGGCGCAAGCAGGTGATGCGGCAGATCACGTTCGGCGACGACGAGCCCGCACCTCTGCACGTCCCCCAGCACGTACTGACCGCTGCGCTCAGGGCGGCGATCGCGACCGAGCGTCTGGTCAAGGTCGCCGTGGACAGCCGCCTCGACTCGATCGAGCAGGAGACCTCGGGCGTCACGGCGCACACCCGCGAGCCCAAGGGCACCTGGTGGCGCGGCAGCTATCTGATCGGCTGCGACGGCCCGCGCTCGACGGTACGCAAGCTCCAGGACATCCGCTTCCCGGGACGCACTGCCGTGGAGCGACACGCCGTCGCCGCGCTGCGTACGGAACTTCCGTGGCCCGGCGAGGCGTTGCTGCACCGGATGCCGCCGTGGCGGACGTCGGTTCCGTCGGCCGGGGAGGTGACCGCACGCCCGCTCGCCGACGACGTGTGGCGCCTGGACTGGCTGCTGCCGCCGGGCAAGGACCTGGTCACGCCGGACCTGCTGGTGGCGCGCGTGCGCGAGACCCTCGCGGGCTGGAGCGGGAGCACCACACCGCCGTACGAGCTGCTCGACACCGGGGTCCACATCGTCCATCACCGACTGGCGCGCCGGTGGCGGGCCGGCCGTGTCTTCCTGGCCGGGGATGCCGCGCATCTGCTCGGCGCGCTCGGCACACAGGGCCTCGACGAGGGGCTGCGGGATGCCGACAACCTCGCGTGGAAGCTGTCCCTCGCCTGGCACCACGGCCCGCACGAGGCGCTGCTCGACAGCTACCAGGTGGAGCGGCGCGCGGTCGTCGCCGCGCGCCTGCGCGCCGCGGACCAGACGCTGCCGGTGCTGCGCGCCGGGGGCCTGCGCGCCGCGGTGCCGGGGTCGGCTCGCGGCCATGACTCGCTGCTCACGGACGGCCACTTGGGGCGCGGTGCACTGGGCGCGCCGGGGGCGTACGCCGATTCGCCGCTCGCGGCTCCACGCTCCGAGTCCTCGGTCGAGATCGGCACGGCCGTGGGCGACCAGATCGCCGATGTACGGGTGACGGCGGAGGACGGTTCCTTCGTGCGGCTGCGGGACCGGCTGGGCCACGGGGCGCTGCTGGTCCTGCTGATCGCGCCGGGGACCGGGGTGTGGGAGCGCAAGCACTGGGTGTCGGCCGGGATCATGCCGCGGCTCGCGGCCGCTGTGACCGCGCTGCCGCACCACGCCGAGTTGCTGGTCGCCGAGAGCTACCCGGGTGCGGCCGCGCACACGGTGCTGCTGATCCGTCCGGACGGGCACCTGGTCACGGCGTTGAGCGGGGTGCGCCCGGCGGATCTGTACGAGGCCGCGGAGGCAGCGGTGGGCGGCCCCCGGGCCACGGCGGAGGCCGCGGCAGGGAGGTCCTGA
- a CDS encoding putative leader peptide, producing MRLWRRVHMDLIRYAGCVCRPSC from the coding sequence GTGCGCCTGTGGCGGAGGGTCCACATGGACCTCATCCGCTATGCGGGCTGCGTGTGTCGCCCGTCCTGCTGA
- a CDS encoding amino acid ABC transporter permease translates to MTSVLYDAPGPRAKRRNVILSVVFFILLALFLWWIWRAMDDKGQLKWALWEPFTTSQAWTTYLLPGLSNTLKAAALAMVIGLPLGALFGISRLSDHRWLRASAGTVVEFFRAIPVLLLMLFANEFYVRYTDVSSEQRPLYAVVTGLVLYNASVLAEIVRAGILSLPRGQSEAAMAIGLRKGQVMTNVLLPQAVTVMLPAIVSQLVVIVKDTALGGVMLGFTELLNSRSTLAANYANVIPSFIVVAVIYIVLNFILTSFASWLEGKLRRSKRSTGAVLGADDVDDINAGEVGGTAATDAGGTT, encoded by the coding sequence ACGGCGCAATGTGATCCTCTCAGTGGTCTTCTTCATCCTGCTTGCCCTGTTCCTGTGGTGGATCTGGCGGGCGATGGACGACAAGGGACAGCTGAAGTGGGCCCTGTGGGAGCCGTTCACCACGTCGCAGGCATGGACGACGTACCTGCTGCCGGGCCTCAGCAACACGCTGAAGGCCGCAGCGCTCGCCATGGTGATCGGCCTTCCGCTGGGCGCGCTCTTCGGCATCTCACGCCTCTCCGACCACCGGTGGCTACGGGCGTCGGCCGGCACGGTGGTCGAGTTCTTCCGGGCGATCCCGGTACTGCTGCTGATGCTGTTCGCCAACGAGTTCTACGTCCGCTACACGGACGTCAGCAGTGAACAGCGACCCCTGTACGCGGTCGTCACCGGCCTCGTGCTCTACAACGCGTCAGTACTCGCCGAGATCGTCCGGGCCGGCATCCTCTCTCTTCCCAGAGGGCAGTCGGAGGCCGCCATGGCGATCGGGCTGCGCAAGGGCCAGGTGATGACCAACGTCCTGCTGCCACAGGCCGTCACCGTCATGCTGCCGGCCATCGTCAGCCAGCTCGTCGTCATCGTGAAGGACACCGCACTGGGTGGCGTGATGCTCGGGTTCACCGAGCTACTCAACTCACGCAGCACGCTGGCGGCCAACTACGCCAACGTCATCCCCAGCTTCATCGTGGTGGCGGTCATCTACATTGTGCTGAACTTCATCCTCACCAGCTTCGCGAGCTGGCTGGAGGGCAAGCTGCGGCGCAGCAAGAGGAGCACGGGTGCGGTCCTCGGGGCCGACGACGTGGACGACATCAACGCCGGCGAGGTGGGGGGCACGGCGGCGACCGATGCCGGCGGCACCACCTGA
- a CDS encoding rhodanese-like domain-containing protein has protein sequence MRAERPVGIDELPDRVREGLDRVEADAAHDAARAGDALLVDIRYAALRERDGLIPGAVVVERNELEWRLDPQGSHRAPEATSYDLRVVVVCNEGYASSLAAASLRQLGLHRATDLVGGFQAWRAAGLPVAPVAPVAS, from the coding sequence GTGCGAGCCGAACGTCCCGTCGGAATCGACGAGTTGCCGGACCGGGTTCGTGAAGGCCTCGACCGGGTCGAGGCCGACGCCGCCCACGATGCCGCGCGGGCGGGCGATGCTCTGCTCGTCGACATCCGGTACGCGGCGCTGCGCGAGCGCGACGGGCTGATCCCCGGCGCCGTCGTCGTCGAGCGCAACGAACTGGAGTGGCGGCTCGACCCGCAGGGCAGCCATCGCGCCCCTGAAGCCACGAGCTACGACCTGCGTGTCGTGGTCGTCTGCAACGAGGGCTACGCGTCGAGCCTCGCGGCCGCGTCCCTGCGGCAGTTGGGCCTGCACCGGGCTACAGACCTGGTGGGCGGCTTCCAGGCTTGGCGGGCGGCTGGACTGCCGGTGGCTCCGGTGGCTCCGGTGGCTTCTTAA